In the Streptomyces sp. 840.1 genome, one interval contains:
- a CDS encoding DUF4232 domain-containing protein, translating to MGSLLRTTPSPSEPSLRSRERRRAWRAGPLRPRLLAPLAVATIALATAGCGGTTASAGQPARSGPAGGGAPAANPSSGRPSSAPAAATDPSGGSAAPGSPAGRDSAGSATGTPRCTTKDLSMSLSTGDGGAGQVHYRLTFANKSGHPCALRGFPGVSLIRRDGSVIGVPADREGASGQQTKIGAGGTADVTLHTLNQGIADSGCWRTPDYLRVYPPGSKEALTLRAPGLRVCGDRFTTTAVES from the coding sequence ATGGGCTCACTTCTTCGAACCACCCCATCACCGTCCGAGCCGTCGCTCCGGTCACGGGAGAGGAGGAGGGCGTGGCGGGCCGGGCCGCTCAGGCCCCGGCTGCTCGCCCCGCTCGCGGTCGCGACGATCGCCCTCGCCACGGCCGGCTGCGGGGGGACCACGGCCTCGGCCGGGCAGCCCGCCCGGAGCGGCCCCGCCGGTGGTGGCGCGCCGGCCGCGAACCCCTCCTCGGGTCGGCCGTCCTCCGCGCCTGCGGCGGCCACGGACCCCTCGGGGGGCTCGGCCGCCCCCGGGAGCCCGGCCGGCCGGGACTCCGCGGGCTCAGCGACGGGAACCCCGCGCTGCACGACCAAGGACCTGTCGATGAGTCTGAGCACCGGCGACGGGGGCGCGGGACAGGTCCACTACCGGCTCACGTTCGCCAACAAGTCCGGCCACCCGTGCGCCCTGCGGGGGTTCCCCGGCGTCTCGCTGATCAGGCGCGACGGCAGCGTGATCGGCGTCCCGGCCGACCGCGAGGGCGCCTCGGGGCAGCAGACCAAGATCGGCGCGGGCGGGACGGCGGACGTCACGCTGCACACCCTGAACCAGGGGATCGCGGATTCCGGCTGCTGGCGCACGCCCGACTACCTCAGGGTCTACCCGCCCGGCTCCAAGGAGGCGCTCACCCTGCGGGCCCCCGGCCTCCGGGTCTGCGGCGACCGCTTCACCACCACGGCGGTGGAGAGCTGA
- a CDS encoding glycosyl hydrolase family 18 protein gives MMRANPPGPGVAAVRGPARRTALRHSALAVAAVLVASAAALAAVPGSAAATDAELLANPGFETGSLDGWTCAAGAASAAPAHSGSGALAATTTASDTGRCSQTVTVRPKTTYTLAGWVQGSYVYLGATGTGVDASAWAPDAASWKRLSTTFTTGAGTTSVTVFTHGWYGQGTYHADDLTLTGPAADPTEPPTTPPATPPTTPPPTTDPNGPTGDGKVSTPTGLVSTKVTGNAVVLKWNQSTDSSQNGDVPAYKVYAKGAIAATSMGTTVAVSSLQPRTSYTFTVQGYDRAGHASGQSAPVTVTTGDAPAAKPYASAYFDQWGIYENAYYPKQIGTSGAAAGLDVVTYAFENVHPTTHKCFEAIKASDAGNEDNPNAGDGAGDAYADYQADVAAGDSVDGTADVYEQPLKGNFNQLRALKAKYPNLRLTVSLGGWTYSKYFSDAAATDASRKAYVSSCIDMFMKGNLPKNVQGDPSGGVASAAGIFDGIDIDWEYPGSAGGHTGNHYAAADKANFTLLLKEFRTQLDAYGATVGKKFLLTAALPSGQDKIKYLETDKIGAYLDYADVMTYDMHGSWDATGPTNHQDPLHDSPADPTAPIEPGGARYNLDTAVTAYTEGLPEYGISGGFPASKLVLGVPFYWRGWTGVPAGTDYGLYQSATGPTPAKPLSQEAGLAAWKELNPTAAQTHWDPVTASSWIYDGTNFWTGDTPRAIEARAAYAAEKGLAGMFAFSLENDDASGTLLNAMTGSLG, from the coding sequence ATGATGCGCGCAAACCCACCCGGCCCCGGAGTTGCGGCCGTCCGCGGCCCGGCACGACGCACCGCCCTGCGCCACAGCGCCCTGGCGGTGGCCGCCGTCCTCGTCGCCTCGGCCGCGGCGCTCGCCGCAGTGCCGGGTTCCGCTGCCGCGACGGACGCCGAACTGCTCGCCAACCCCGGCTTCGAGACCGGGTCCCTGGACGGGTGGACGTGCGCCGCCGGTGCCGCATCGGCCGCCCCCGCGCACAGCGGCTCGGGCGCGCTGGCCGCCACCACCACGGCCTCGGACACCGGCCGGTGCAGCCAGACCGTGACCGTGCGGCCGAAGACGACGTACACCCTCGCCGGCTGGGTCCAGGGCAGCTACGTGTACCTGGGCGCGACCGGCACGGGCGTCGACGCGAGCGCCTGGGCGCCGGACGCCGCCTCGTGGAAGCGGCTGTCCACCACCTTCACCACCGGCGCCGGCACCACATCGGTGACCGTCTTCACCCATGGCTGGTACGGCCAGGGCACTTACCACGCGGACGACCTCACGCTGACCGGCCCCGCCGCAGACCCCACCGAGCCGCCGACCACTCCCCCGGCCACCCCACCGACGACCCCGCCGCCGACCACCGACCCGAACGGCCCCACCGGCGACGGCAAGGTCAGCACCCCCACCGGCCTGGTCTCGACGAAGGTCACCGGGAACGCCGTCGTACTGAAGTGGAACCAGTCGACGGACTCATCGCAGAACGGCGACGTACCCGCGTACAAGGTCTACGCAAAGGGCGCGATCGCCGCCACCTCCATGGGCACCACCGTCGCGGTCAGCTCCCTCCAGCCGCGCACCTCCTACACCTTCACCGTGCAGGGCTACGACCGGGCCGGCCACGCCTCGGGCCAGTCCGCGCCCGTCACCGTGACGACCGGCGACGCGCCGGCCGCGAAGCCGTACGCCTCCGCCTACTTCGACCAGTGGGGGATCTACGAGAACGCGTACTACCCGAAGCAGATCGGCACCAGCGGTGCGGCGGCCGGGCTCGACGTGGTGACGTACGCCTTCGAGAACGTCCATCCCACGACGCACAAGTGCTTCGAGGCCATCAAGGCGTCGGACGCGGGCAACGAGGACAATCCCAACGCGGGCGACGGCGCCGGTGACGCCTACGCCGACTACCAGGCCGACGTGGCGGCGGGCGACAGCGTGGACGGCACGGCCGACGTCTACGAGCAGCCGCTCAAGGGCAACTTCAACCAGCTGCGCGCCCTCAAGGCCAAGTACCCCAATCTGCGGCTGACCGTGTCACTGGGCGGCTGGACCTACTCCAAGTACTTCTCCGACGCCGCCGCCACCGACGCGTCCCGGAAGGCGTACGTCTCCTCCTGCATCGACATGTTCATGAAGGGCAACCTGCCGAAGAACGTCCAGGGCGACCCGTCCGGCGGCGTGGCCTCTGCGGCCGGCATCTTCGACGGCATCGACATCGACTGGGAGTACCCGGGATCGGCCGGGGGCCACACCGGCAACCACTACGCCGCCGCGGACAAGGCCAACTTCACCCTCCTCCTGAAGGAGTTCCGCACCCAGCTCGACGCGTACGGCGCGACGGTCGGCAAGAAGTTCCTGCTGACGGCGGCACTGCCCAGCGGGCAGGACAAGATCAAGTACCTGGAGACGGACAAGATCGGCGCCTATCTGGACTACGCCGACGTCATGACGTACGACATGCACGGCTCCTGGGACGCGACCGGGCCCACCAACCACCAGGACCCGCTGCACGACAGCCCCGCCGACCCGACCGCCCCGATCGAACCGGGCGGTGCCAGGTACAACCTGGACACGGCGGTCACCGCCTACACCGAGGGACTGCCCGAGTACGGCATCAGCGGCGGCTTCCCCGCCTCGAAGCTGGTGCTCGGCGTGCCGTTCTACTGGCGCGGCTGGACCGGTGTGCCCGCCGGGACGGATTACGGGCTCTACCAGAGCGCCACCGGCCCCACGCCCGCCAAGCCCCTGAGCCAGGAGGCCGGACTCGCGGCCTGGAAGGAACTGAACCCGACGGCGGCGCAGACCCACTGGGATCCCGTCACCGCGAGCTCATGGATCTACGACGGCACCAACTTCTGGACCGGCGACACTCCCCGGGCCATCGAGGCCCGCGCCGCGTACGCCGCCGAGAAGGGGCTGGCCGGTATGTTCGCCTTCTCCCTGGAGAACGACGACGCTTCGGGCACCCTGCTCAACGCGATGACCGGCAGCCTCGGCTGA
- a CDS encoding TerD family protein, with product MAAQAVRVELGWHTAPGTPDVDASALLLLGTGKVRSDADFVFYNQPAHASGAVRHEGKQVSGAATTDSLAVDLARVEPAVERIVLAASADGGTFGRVTGLYVRITDTADGSELARFDSADATVETAFILGELYRRQGAWKFRAVGQGYGTGLEGLATDFGISVDEPQQAQRAQQPQQPQRAPQPQTPPQSQQPQQPNPATRVDSVPPPQQQPAAAPPAPPAPPAPPVTQPVRLTKVTLTKEAPSVSLAKQGGTSGSMRVNLNWEVRKQFKGWGSKLGRAVANHADLDLDLCALYELADGRKGVVQALGNAFGALQQAPYIHLDGDDRTGATASGENLTVNLDQKSRIRRILIFVTIYEGARSFADLHATVTLQPQHGAAIDFSLDECTVPSTVCALALISNDGGDLTVQREARYLVPQRGVSPQRTIDQAYGWGMNWTPGRK from the coding sequence GTGGCGGCACAGGCCGTGCGCGTCGAACTGGGCTGGCACACCGCTCCCGGTACGCCGGACGTGGACGCCTCGGCGCTCCTTCTCCTCGGCACGGGCAAGGTCCGCAGCGACGCGGACTTCGTCTTCTACAACCAGCCGGCCCACGCATCCGGTGCGGTGCGTCACGAGGGCAAGCAAGTCAGCGGCGCGGCGACCACCGACAGCCTGGCCGTCGATCTGGCACGGGTGGAGCCCGCCGTGGAGCGCATCGTGCTGGCCGCCTCGGCGGACGGCGGCACGTTCGGCCGCGTGACCGGTCTGTACGTACGGATCACGGACACGGCGGACGGCTCCGAACTGGCGCGGTTCGACAGCGCCGACGCCACGGTCGAGACCGCGTTCATCCTCGGTGAGCTCTACCGGCGCCAGGGCGCCTGGAAGTTCCGGGCCGTGGGCCAGGGGTACGGGACCGGACTCGAAGGCCTCGCCACGGACTTCGGGATCTCCGTCGATGAACCGCAGCAGGCGCAGCGGGCCCAGCAGCCGCAGCAGCCGCAGCGGGCACCGCAGCCCCAAACGCCCCCGCAGTCCCAGCAGCCTCAGCAGCCCAATCCGGCAACGCGAGTTGACTCGGTACCGCCGCCGCAGCAGCAGCCTGCCGCCGCCCCGCCGGCCCCGCCCGCACCTCCGGCCCCGCCAGTCACCCAGCCCGTCCGGCTCACCAAGGTGACGCTCACCAAGGAGGCGCCGTCGGTCTCGCTCGCCAAGCAGGGCGGCACCTCGGGATCCATGCGCGTCAATCTCAACTGGGAGGTGCGCAAGCAGTTCAAGGGGTGGGGGAGCAAGCTCGGCCGGGCCGTCGCGAACCACGCGGACCTCGATCTCGATCTCTGCGCGCTCTACGAGCTGGCCGACGGACGCAAGGGCGTGGTGCAGGCACTCGGTAACGCCTTCGGCGCCCTCCAGCAGGCGCCCTACATCCACCTCGACGGCGACGACCGGACGGGCGCCACGGCCTCCGGCGAGAACCTGACGGTCAACCTCGACCAGAAGTCCAGGATCCGCCGCATCCTGATCTTCGTCACCATCTACGAGGGGGCCCGGAGCTTCGCCGATCTGCACGCGACGGTGACCCTCCAGCCCCAGCACGGCGCCGCGATCGACTTCTCGCTGGACGAGTGCACCGTCCCGTCCACGGTCTGCGCGCTCGCGCTCATCAGTAACGACGGGGGCGACCTCACCGTGCAGCGGGAGGCCCGTTACCTGGTGCCGCAGCGCGGGGTGAGCCCGCAGCGCACCATCGACCAGGCCTACGGCTGGGGCATGAACTGGACCCCCGGCCGCAAATGA
- a CDS encoding glycosyltransferase, protein MTAIVWIAVGSLASWVWLLLGQGFFWRTDQRLPDRAEPGDWPSVAIVVPARDEADMLPVSLPSLMAQDYPGPAEIFLVDDCSEDGTPDVARALAVRHGGLPVTVVSPGELRAGWTGKLWAVRHGMAVARAREPEYLLLTDADIAHEPDSLRELVAAAGAGGFDLVSQMARLRVQSTWERLVVPAFVYFFSQLYPFRRVNRAGSRTAAAAGGCVLLRTEAAVRARVPESIRQAVIDDVSLARAVRDSGGRIWLGLADRVDSVRPYPCLTDLWRMISRSAYAQLRHNPLLLLGTVLGLALVYLAPPVTLVAGLLAGNGAAAWAGGAAWVVMAATYMPMLGYYRQSLWLAPLLPFTALLYLLMTVDSAVQHYRGRGAAWKGRTYARPEAAPDQ, encoded by the coding sequence ATGACCGCCATTGTCTGGATCGCCGTGGGTTCCCTCGCCTCGTGGGTGTGGCTGCTGCTGGGACAGGGCTTCTTCTGGCGGACGGACCAGCGGCTTCCGGACCGCGCGGAACCCGGGGACTGGCCGTCCGTCGCGATCGTCGTCCCGGCACGGGACGAGGCCGACATGCTCCCGGTGAGCCTGCCGTCGCTGATGGCGCAGGACTATCCGGGACCGGCCGAGATCTTCCTGGTCGACGACTGCAGCGAGGACGGCACCCCGGATGTGGCCCGTGCGCTGGCCGTGCGGCACGGCGGGCTTCCGGTGACCGTGGTGTCGCCCGGGGAACTCCGGGCGGGCTGGACGGGCAAGCTCTGGGCCGTACGGCACGGGATGGCGGTGGCACGGGCCAGGGAACCGGAGTACCTGCTGCTCACGGACGCCGATATCGCGCACGAGCCGGACAGTCTGCGGGAGCTGGTGGCGGCAGCCGGGGCGGGCGGGTTCGATCTGGTCTCGCAGATGGCGCGGCTGCGGGTCCAGAGCACCTGGGAGCGGCTCGTCGTACCGGCCTTCGTCTACTTCTTCTCGCAGCTCTACCCGTTCCGCCGGGTGAACCGGGCGGGCTCGCGGACCGCGGCGGCCGCGGGCGGCTGCGTACTGCTGCGGACCGAGGCCGCCGTCCGGGCACGGGTGCCGGAGTCGATCCGGCAGGCGGTGATCGACGACGTGTCGCTGGCCCGTGCGGTGCGGGACAGCGGCGGCCGGATCTGGCTGGGGCTCGCGGACCGGGTGGACAGTGTGCGGCCGTACCCGTGCCTCACCGACCTGTGGCGGATGATCTCCCGCAGCGCCTACGCCCAGCTGCGGCACAACCCGCTGCTGCTGCTCGGGACGGTGCTGGGGCTCGCGCTCGTCTACCTCGCGCCGCCGGTGACGCTCGTGGCGGGGCTGTTGGCCGGCAACGGCGCGGCCGCCTGGGCGGGCGGCGCGGCCTGGGTCGTGATGGCCGCGACGTACATGCCGATGCTGGGGTACTACCGGCAGTCCCTGTGGCTGGCTCCGCTGCTGCCGTTCACCGCGCTCCTGTACCTGCTGATGACGGTCGATTCGGCCGTCCAGCACTACCGGGGCCGCGGCGCGGCCTGGAAGGGGCGTACCTACGCGCGCCCCGAGGCCGCACCGGACCAGTGA
- a CDS encoding glutamate racemase codes for MKIALMDSGIGLLAAAEEVRRLRPDADLVLSSDPASMPWGPRTPEYVTEQALAVARAAAAHRPDALIVACNTASVRALAALRAELEPGLPVIGTVPAIKPAAAAGGPFAIWATPSTTGSPYQRGLIRDFAGSAAVTEVPCPGLADAVQYADEESVDRAIAAAAALTPPDVRGVVLGCTHYELVAERIRDAVRQPGRPAVALYPSAGAVAAQALRRIGAEPAPSAEPGTGLVVLLGGQVSEMPEAALAYPEGRRLMAATPAR; via the coding sequence GTGAAGATCGCGCTCATGGACTCCGGAATCGGCCTGCTCGCCGCCGCAGAAGAAGTACGCCGGCTGCGGCCGGACGCCGATCTGGTGCTCTCCTCGGACCCCGCGAGCATGCCCTGGGGCCCGCGCACCCCCGAGTACGTGACGGAGCAAGCGCTCGCCGTGGCCCGCGCCGCCGCCGCCCACCGCCCGGACGCGCTGATCGTCGCCTGCAACACCGCCTCCGTACGCGCCCTGGCGGCGCTGCGGGCGGAGCTCGAACCCGGCCTGCCGGTCATCGGGACCGTTCCCGCGATCAAGCCCGCCGCTGCCGCGGGCGGACCGTTCGCGATCTGGGCCACCCCGTCGACCACCGGCAGCCCGTACCAGCGAGGACTCATCAGGGACTTCGCCGGCTCCGCCGCCGTCACCGAGGTCCCCTGTCCCGGCCTCGCCGACGCCGTGCAGTACGCGGACGAGGAGAGCGTCGACCGGGCCATCGCGGCGGCCGCCGCGCTCACCCCGCCCGATGTCCGGGGCGTCGTGCTCGGCTGCACCCACTACGAGCTGGTCGCCGAGCGCATCCGCGACGCCGTGCGGCAGCCCGGCCGGCCCGCCGTGGCCCTGTACCCCTCCGCCGGGGCCGTCGCGGCCCAGGCGCTGCGCCGGATCGGGGCCGAACCCGCTCCGTCGGCCGAACCGGGCACCGGTCTCGTGGTGCTCCTCGGCGGCCAGGTGTCCGAGATGCCCGAAGCCGCTCTGGCCTACCCGGAGGGGCGTCGCCTCATGGCGGCCACCCCCGCCCGCTGA
- a CDS encoding O-antigen ligase has product MTSSTERAPAGGSASDAAGAVILAACAIWSLISAAGRETRPEGVLLALLAVAAGFACGRICGTLLPVATAAVAALAALAMAFVWRDGVPGATATTDTAPGYAGAAAGLLVLAAGAACCAAAAARRESLRFTLRLLALGTACASLVLGSAAGCAAALGVLLCSVASSGVRRRLPALVGLALAAGLVAGVSWAVAGDVLPDGLTASLEGRLTGNRVRLWQDAAHLAGQHPLRGIGPGRFAELSATAHQSLHSDGKPHSAPLQQAAEQGVVGVLLLGAAFGWLLYVLWRSPRGTPVVLTAGAALTALAVLAGFGNALSFTPVTAGAGLLAGLASARRPIGDGG; this is encoded by the coding sequence ATGACCTCATCCACGGAACGGGCGCCGGCGGGCGGCAGCGCGTCCGACGCAGCCGGTGCGGTGATTCTCGCCGCCTGCGCGATCTGGTCCCTGATCAGCGCGGCGGGCCGGGAGACCCGGCCGGAGGGGGTGCTGCTGGCGCTCCTCGCGGTGGCGGCGGGCTTCGCCTGCGGGCGTATCTGCGGAACGCTGCTGCCGGTGGCCACCGCGGCGGTCGCCGCGCTGGCCGCCCTCGCCATGGCGTTCGTCTGGCGCGACGGGGTGCCCGGTGCCACGGCCACGACGGACACCGCGCCCGGCTACGCCGGGGCGGCTGCCGGGCTGCTGGTGCTCGCGGCCGGCGCGGCCTGTTGCGCTGCGGCGGCGGCCCGCCGGGAGTCCCTGCGGTTCACCCTTCGGCTGCTGGCCCTGGGCACGGCCTGCGCCTCGCTCGTACTCGGCTCGGCCGCGGGGTGCGCGGCCGCGCTCGGGGTGCTGCTGTGCTCGGTCGCCTCGTCCGGGGTGCGGCGGCGGCTGCCCGCTCTCGTCGGGCTCGCCCTGGCCGCCGGTCTGGTCGCCGGCGTCTCCTGGGCCGTGGCCGGGGACGTGCTGCCGGACGGGCTGACGGCCTCCCTGGAGGGCCGGCTCACCGGCAACCGGGTGCGGCTCTGGCAGGACGCCGCGCACCTGGCCGGGCAGCACCCGCTGCGCGGCATCGGCCCCGGCCGCTTCGCCGAGCTGAGCGCCACCGCGCACCAGAGCCTCCACTCCGACGGCAAGCCGCACTCGGCACCCTTGCAGCAGGCGGCCGAGCAGGGCGTGGTGGGGGTGCTGCTGCTGGGGGCCGCGTTCGGCTGGCTGCTGTACGTGCTGTGGCGTTCGCCGCGCGGCACCCCGGTCGTACTGACCGCCGGCGCCGCGCTCACCGCGCTGGCGGTGCTGGCCGGGTTCGGCAACGCGCTGAGCTTCACGCCGGTGACGGCCGGGGCCGGTCTGCTGGCCGGGCTGGCGTCGGCCAGGCGGCCCATCGGGGACGGCGGCTGA
- the lnt gene encoding apolipoprotein N-acyltransferase: protein MSTTIAPVGDPQKPASVHRARRLLPRLVRPCAALLSGLMLYASFPPRPLWWLVLPGFALLGWVLFERRLRAAFGLGLLAGLGFMLPLLHWTGEEVGPVPWLALAAAEALFIAVGCIGISAVSRLPGRPFWAAAVWALDEAVRARVPFGGFPWGRIAFGQADSVFLPLAALGGTPLLSFAVVLCGFGLFEAVRRFRLRRATGELPRLAAGVTAAAVLLPVAAALASLPLVDDSAEDGTATVAAVQGNVPRLGLDFNSQRRAVLDNHANRTEQLARDVKAGKVPQPDFVLWPENSSDLDPYRNADAKIVIDDAVKAIGVPTVVGAVVEPDTGKLRNTLIQWDPDKGPVATYDKRHIQPFGEYMPMRSFVRVFSSDVDRVQRDFGPGKKVGVFDLSGTYVGLVTCYEAAFDDAVRDTVEHGAQMIAVPSNNATFGRSEMTYQQLAMSRVRAVEHSRSVVVPVTSGVSAVIRPDGTVVRKTKMFTPDALVEEVPLRSSLTPATRMGPLPEGVLSLLAVIGLGWVGARAVRARRSR, encoded by the coding sequence GTGAGCACCACCATCGCCCCGGTCGGCGACCCGCAGAAGCCCGCCTCCGTCCATCGAGCCAGGCGTCTGCTGCCTCGGCTCGTCCGTCCCTGCGCAGCCCTGCTCTCCGGGCTGATGCTGTACGCGAGCTTCCCGCCCCGGCCCCTGTGGTGGCTGGTTCTGCCCGGTTTCGCACTGCTCGGCTGGGTGCTGTTCGAACGCAGGCTCCGGGCCGCGTTCGGGCTCGGTCTGCTCGCCGGGCTGGGCTTCATGCTGCCGTTGCTGCACTGGACGGGAGAAGAGGTCGGCCCGGTGCCGTGGCTGGCGCTGGCGGCCGCCGAGGCACTGTTCATCGCGGTGGGCTGCATCGGCATCTCCGCCGTGTCCCGGCTCCCCGGCCGGCCGTTCTGGGCGGCGGCGGTCTGGGCCCTGGACGAGGCCGTACGGGCCAGGGTGCCGTTCGGCGGCTTCCCCTGGGGCAGGATCGCCTTCGGCCAGGCGGACAGCGTGTTCCTGCCGCTCGCCGCGCTCGGCGGCACCCCGCTGCTCTCCTTCGCCGTGGTGCTGTGCGGCTTCGGACTCTTCGAGGCGGTGCGCCGCTTCCGCCTCCGCCGCGCCACCGGGGAACTGCCGCGCCTGGCCGCCGGGGTGACCGCGGCGGCCGTCCTGCTCCCGGTCGCCGCCGCACTCGCGTCGCTGCCGCTGGTGGACGACTCGGCCGAGGACGGCACCGCGACCGTCGCCGCGGTCCAGGGCAACGTGCCCCGGCTCGGCCTCGACTTCAACTCCCAGCGCCGCGCCGTCCTGGACAACCACGCGAACCGTACGGAACAGCTCGCCCGGGACGTGAAGGCGGGCAAGGTGCCGCAGCCCGACTTCGTCCTGTGGCCGGAGAACTCCTCCGACCTCGACCCCTACCGCAACGCCGACGCCAAGATCGTGATCGACGACGCGGTGAAGGCCATCGGGGTGCCGACCGTCGTCGGCGCGGTCGTCGAGCCCGACACCGGCAAGCTGCGCAACACCCTCATCCAGTGGGACCCGGACAAGGGCCCGGTGGCCACGTACGACAAGCGCCACATCCAGCCGTTCGGCGAGTACATGCCGATGCGTTCCTTCGTGCGTGTCTTCAGCTCGGACGTGGACCGGGTGCAGCGCGACTTCGGACCGGGCAAGAAGGTCGGCGTCTTCGACCTGTCCGGCACCTACGTCGGGCTCGTCACCTGCTACGAGGCCGCCTTCGACGACGCCGTGCGCGACACGGTCGAGCACGGTGCCCAGATGATCGCCGTCCCCAGCAACAACGCCACCTTCGGCCGCAGCGAGATGACCTACCAGCAGCTGGCCATGTCCCGGGTGCGCGCGGTGGAGCACAGCCGGTCCGTCGTCGTCCCCGTCACCAGTGGCGTCAGCGCGGTCATCCGCCCGGACGGCACCGTCGTCCGCAAGACGAAGATGTTCACCCCGGACGCGCTGGTCGAAGAGGTGCCGCTGCGGTCCTCGCTGACCCCCGCGACCAGGATGGGACCGCTGCCCGAAGGTGTGCTCTCGCTGCTCGCGGTCATCGGCCTCGGCTGGGTCGGCGCGCGGGCGGTACGGGCACGCCGCAGCCGCTGA
- a CDS encoding NUDIX domain-containing protein: MATPDFIREIRATAGQQLLLLPGVSAVVFDEEGRVLLGRRADTGGWSIIGGIAEPGEQPAATAEREVYEETAVHCVAERVVLTQALPAIQYENGDRCQYLDITFRCRATGGEARVNDDESLEVGWFGVDSLPPLDEFALLRIKQSLSDGPTWFEATDAR; the protein is encoded by the coding sequence ATGGCAACTCCTGACTTCATCCGCGAGATCCGCGCCACCGCGGGTCAACAGCTGCTCCTCCTGCCCGGCGTCAGCGCCGTCGTCTTCGACGAGGAGGGCAGAGTGCTGCTCGGACGGCGTGCGGACACCGGAGGCTGGTCGATCATCGGCGGCATCGCCGAGCCGGGGGAGCAGCCGGCGGCGACGGCGGAACGTGAGGTGTACGAGGAGACGGCCGTGCACTGCGTCGCGGAACGCGTGGTGCTGACCCAGGCACTGCCGGCCATACAGTACGAGAACGGCGACCGGTGCCAGTACCTGGACATCACCTTCCGCTGCCGGGCCACCGGTGGCGAGGCCCGCGTCAATGACGACGAGTCGCTGGAGGTGGGCTGGTTCGGGGTCGACTCGCTGCCGCCGCTGGACGAGTTCGCGCTGCTGCGCATCAAGCAGTCGCTCAGCGACGGACCGACCTGGTTCGAGGCCACCGACGCGCGTTGA